The Candidatus Manganitrophaceae bacterium DNA segment GATATATTTCAGAGGTGAAATCGATGATCAATAAAATGATCGCAATAACTTGAAGGGCGGTCTTATATTTCCCCAGATTCTCGGCAGCGATAACGATTCCCTCAGATGAAGCGATCGCACGAAATCCGGTCACGGCAAATTCTCGGCCTATAATAACAATGGCGATCCAGGCTGAAACCCGATTATCCCCCACGAGAAGGATCAGCGCTGAAAGAATTAGAAGTTTATCCGCGACGGGATCAAGGAATTTTCCGAATTGCGTAACTTCTGATCTAAGCCTGGCAAAATATCCATCAAGTATATCGGTGATCGAGGCGATTGAAAATATGCCAGCCGCAATAAGGGAACTCTGCTGAGTACTTTGATAGAAAAAACCGATAAAAAAAGGAATCAGGAGAACCCGTGTTATTGTAAGTGAATTTGGAAGGTTCATGCTTTATCCTTTGGCTGCCGGAGGTTGTGTTTTCCAGCGCCGGTGCATCCAGACCCATTGCTCAGGGTATTGCTTGATATGTTCTTCTATCTTCGCTGTAAATATCGCGGTGTTCACTTCAATATCCTTTTTGTTGTCATCACTTCTGACAAGCGTGATCGGTTTGTTGATCGTGATTTTATGGCGATCGTTTGGTAGCCGTGTGACAAAGCAGGTGATTGTCGCCGCCCCGCTCTTTAAGGCAAGTTGCGCGGCGCCCGCGGGCGTGTAAGCCTTCTGATTGAAGAAATTCACAAAGACCCCATTGACCTGTGTATCCTGGTCAATCAATAATCCAAGGATTTCCTTCTTTCTCAAGACGCCTAATATCTTCTTGGATGATGAAGGGCTTCCCCGGCTAATCGTCTCAATATTGAACTTCGAACGAAGGCGAATAATCAACTCATCAATTCTGGGATCGTAAAGCGGGGCCGCGATGACATGAAGGCGATAGCCCCGGAGCGACAGGGCCGCTGCCATCAGCTCCCAGTTACCAATATGACCTGTGATGAGGACCGTTCCTTTTCCGTTCGACTTTGCCTCTTTAAGGTATTCCTCTCCCTCAATTGTAACGAGTGACTCAATCCGCCGGAGCGTCAGATACCGAAAGTTCAGAATCTCAATGAGGCCTTTTCCGAGGTTTTGAAAGTTCCGTCGTGCGATCTTATTTAATTCTTTCTCCGATTTGTCCCGACCAAAGGCAATTCGCAAGCCCTCAAGGGACCGTCCTCTCTCTCGGCGAAGCAGATAAAATGCGATTCTTCCCAGCAGCCCGCCAAACTGTACACCCAAACGCCACGGAAGAAATCTGGTTGTCCCAGACACGGCCAGCAAGGCAAGAAAGACAATGGAACGTGTAATTTTATTTGAGACTTTCAATGAATACCCTGCGCAGATAAAATAAAGTCGACGACTTCTCTCACGGCGCCCTCTCCTCCCCGGCGCTGAGTGACCCAATCCACCCTTTTTTTGACCTCATCAACGGCATTGGCCACTGCGACAGAAAGTCCAACCTGCCGAAGCAAGGGTAGATCAATCAGATCATCGCCAATAAAAGCGACTGATTCTTTTTCTAATTGATACTTTTTCGCAATTTGTTGATAGGCCTTCACCTTATCACGAACCCCCTGATAGACGTCTTCGATCCGGAGCTCTTTCGCTCTCCACGTGAGGACTTTGGAGTGACGTCCTGAGATAATCGCGACCAGAATAGAGGCATTACGACACCGGGCAATCCCCAAACCATCATAAATAGAAAAACCTTTTATTTCCTTCCCGTTCTCGTCAAAGTAGAGCATCCCATTTGTCATCACCCCATCGACATCCAACAAGAGGCATTTGATCTGTTTTGCCTTTTCGATGAGGTCCTTGCTCAATCTA contains these protein-coding regions:
- the pgsA gene encoding CDP-diacylglycerol--glycerol-3-phosphate 3-phosphatidyltransferase: MNLPNSLTITRVLLIPFFIGFFYQSTQQSSLIAAGIFSIASITDILDGYFARLRSEVTQFGKFLDPVADKLLILSALILLVGDNRVSAWIAIVIIGREFAVTGFRAIASSEGIVIAAENLGKYKTALQVIAIILLIIDFTSEIYHEIGLLLLLASMVLALYSAMQYFVKYGRSLNILKVK
- a CDS encoding 3-deoxy-D-manno-octulosonate 8-phosphate phosphatase (forms homotetramers; catalyzes hydrolysis of KDO 8-P to KDO and inorganic phosphate; functions in lipopolysaccharide biosynthesis); its protein translation is MTSLRKAPLRLSKDLIEKAKQIKCLLLDVDGVMTNGMLYFDENGKEIKGFSIYDGLGIARCRNASILVAIISGRHSKVLTWRAKELRIEDVYQGVRDKVKAYQQIAKKYQLEKESVAFIGDDLIDLPLLRQVGLSVAVANAVDEVKKRVDWVTQRRGGEGAVREVVDFILSAQGIH